Genomic DNA from Pigmentiphaga litoralis:
TGACGGCACCACTGCCGTGATCGTGCGGTTGTGGCCCGAGGCCAGGCTGCTGGCGATGAGATTGGGCACATAGCCCAGCGCGGCCGCCGTGGCGAGCACCTTCTCGCGGGTCTCTGCGTGGACCTTGTGCGGGTGCTTGTAGCAGTTGGAGACGGTCATCGGCGATACGCCGGCAGCCGCGGCAACGTCGGCCATCGTGGACTTCATAGGCTCATTCTTTTCCAGGCCCCTGCCTGTCAGGTGGGCAAGCATAACCCGCAGGTCATGACCGGACTGCCGCATGACCCTCAGATAAATGCTTGTGCGGACAAAATTGTAGCGCTACAATTTTTCTATCGCGTGACCCCGATACTTCCCATCAACGGCGTTCTGAAGGCATCCGACTCATGAAAACTCTTGCCCGTATCGCGACGCTTTGTGCGCTGGCAGCCCTTCCCACCCATGTCCCTGCGCAGACCTACCCGAACAAGATGTTGAAGATCGTGGTCCCCTTCTTTGCCGGCAGCGACCTGGATCCGGTCGCGCGCGGCCTGGGCGATCACTTCACGGCCACCTGGGGGCAGCACTACGTGGTCGAAAACAAGGGCGGCGCCAATGGCCAGATCGGCACCGGCTATGTCGCCAAGTCGGCGCCCGACGGCCACACGCTGCTGATCTGTTCCCCCGGCCCGATCACCATCAACCCCAATCTGCAAACCAACCTGCCCTACACGGTTGGCAAAGACATCGTGCCCGTATCGCTGATTGCAACGGCGCCCATGGTGCTGGTCGCAAGTGCGCGCGTGCCTGCCAGGAATTACGCGGAATTCGCAACCTACCTCAAGGCCAATCCGGGCAAGGCCTTCTTTGCGTCGGCGGGCGTCGGCAACGTGACACACCTGGCCGCCGAACTGTTCCTGCGGCAAGCCGGATTGTCCGCGGTGCACACGCCGTACAAAGGCGCGCAATCCGTCATCGCCGATCTGCTGGGCGGCCACGTCGACTTCTACTTCAACCCACTGCCGTCCGCGCGCACCTACATCAAGGACCACCCGGACAAGGTGCGTGCGCTGGCGGTGACATCGTTGGAACGATCGCCGCACCTGCCTGACGTCCCGACCCTGAATGAACTCGGCTTGAAGGGGTTCGACGTCAATTCCTGGTATGGCCTGTGCGCGCCGGGCGGAACGCCGCAACCTGTGATCACCAAGCTCAACGACGAGACGACACGCGCCCTGTCAGGCGGCGAGCTGCCAGGACGACTGCGGGGATTCGGCATGAACCCGCAGGCCACCACGCCGGAACAATTCGATGCGCACATCCGCAAGGAAAGCGCGCAGTGGGCCGCCATCATCAAAGACAAAAACATCAAGCCGGAATAGTGTGACCGCCGGCCAGGAGACCGCAGTGCAGATACCCGACATCACGGGCGGCATGCCCGCCATTGACCACCACTCGCATGCGTCCGTCAGCCGCTTTCGCACCGTGCGGCAGATCGAAGAACACTTTGCCACCGCGCACATGGAAGCGAACGTGCCGGCCGAGGTCTACGACGCGTTTATTGCGGCCCGCAACCAAGGGGACGCCGCCGCGCTGGCGCGGCTGGAGGCCGATCACGGCACGCAGACACTGCTGGACCGGGGATTGTTGTTCAGATCAACGACCTTTTTTGCGACGGCCCTGCG
This window encodes:
- a CDS encoding Bug family tripartite tricarboxylate transporter substrate binding protein; this encodes MKTLARIATLCALAALPTHVPAQTYPNKMLKIVVPFFAGSDLDPVARGLGDHFTATWGQHYVVENKGGANGQIGTGYVAKSAPDGHTLLICSPGPITINPNLQTNLPYTVGKDIVPVSLIATAPMVLVASARVPARNYAEFATYLKANPGKAFFASAGVGNVTHLAAELFLRQAGLSAVHTPYKGAQSVIADLLGGHVDFYFNPLPSARTYIKDHPDKVRALAVTSLERSPHLPDVPTLNELGLKGFDVNSWYGLCAPGGTPQPVITKLNDETTRALSGGELPGRLRGFGMNPQATTPEQFDAHIRKESAQWAAIIKDKNIKPE